From a region of the Argiope bruennichi chromosome 8, qqArgBrue1.1, whole genome shotgun sequence genome:
- the LOC129980704 gene encoding probable glutamate receptor encodes MNCPPGLRVATTPARNLIIQKNDNGNMTFGGTDGIFLEIILKALHQKFKLVISPDNELGRLLPNGSWTGMIGLIERGEADIAYNCLAITEGRAKVVDFSVAYDTDQVIFAIKKLGTFTTPMSFIYPFDSAVWISTLLTLMIMPIAFRVVSQVQETYFHLFIKLLGAILGKSLDLNEDSWKCRILIYSWSIFSFIMAFSYTAVFFAILSVPSEIPNVKNFEELSNAVSKRGFKVVTAKGSAAHYLLLHSEKEHLRLIGEAIYRNNWYIDPRTPLFESTKIDIDSAHIGLKSKLQMIAGPEERKHHFLSDDSLTILPMAVAMKKNFCLARKLNTIIYRLSSAGLYRKILSDDHFRKWLAFSEKQRVVHHKIEPLSVKLLSVAFVILSCGLILGLMALIGEIIYQQNFKKL; translated from the coding sequence ATGAATTGTCCTCCTGGTCTGAGAGTTGCTACTACGCCGGCCCGTAACCTCATCATccaaaaaaatgacaatggaaaTATGACATTTGGAGGTACGGATGGAATATTTCTAGAAATCATACTGAAAGCTTTGCATCAGAAATTCAAGCTGGTAATCTCTCCTGACAACGAATTAGGTCGCCTTCTACCGAATGGATCCTGGACCGGAATGATAGGTTTGATTGAGAGAGGTGAAGCTGATATAGCCTATAATTGCTTGGCAATCACTGAAGGCAGAGCCAAAGTGGTTGATTTCAGTGTAGCTTATGATACCGACCAAgtgatatttgcaataaaaaaacttgGAACATTTACGACACCAATGTCTTTCATTTATCCTTTTGATTCCGCCGTGTGGATATCTACCCTTCTAACATTAATGATAATGCCTATAGCATTCAGAGTCGTTTCACAAGTTCAAGAAACATATTTTCACCTCTTTATAAAGCTTTTAGGGGCTATCTTAGGCAAGTCTTTAGATTTAAACGAAGATTCCTGGAAATGCAGAATTCTGATTTATTCGTGgagtatattttcatttataatggcTTTCAGTTATACCGCagttttttttgcaattttatctgTGCCTTCAGAAATACCTAATGTAAAAAACTTTGAAGAACTTTCGAATGCTGTCTCTAAACGAGGTTTCAAAGTTGTGACTGCAAAGGGCTCAGCAGCACACTACTTACTTCTCCACAGCGAGAAAGAACATTTGAGGCTTATTGGGGAGGCCATATACAGGAATAATTGGTACATAGATCCTCGAACACCTTTATTCGAATCCACAAAAATAGATATAGATTCAGCACACATTGGTCTGAAGAGCAAGCTTCAGATGATAGCAGGACCTGAAGAAAGGAAACACCATTTTTTGTCTGATGATTCCCTAACCATACTTCCAATGGCCGTTGCTATGAAGAAGAACTTTTGTCTTGCAAGGAAATTAAATACTATCATCTATCGACTGAGTAGTGCTGGATTGTATCGGAAAATTCTTAGCGATGATCATTTTCGAAAGTGGTTAGCTTTTTCGGAAAAGCAGAGGGTTGTTCATCACAAAATAGAACCTTTGTCTGTGAAATTACTTTCGGTGGCATTTGTGATACTTTCATGTGGTCTCATTTTAGGATTGATGGCTCTTATTGGTGAGATTATttatcagcaaaattttaaaaaattgtaa